From the genome of Sulfurimonas paralvinellae:
CATAAAAACAACTAAAGTATTTGCGTGAGGAATAACTGTTTCTATCACATTATCGGCTTTATCGTAGATAAGCAGTTCCCCGCCATCCTCTTCACTCCAATCCTCATTGAGATATAAAACAGTCGTAACAACACGGTTTTTGAAATTTTTAAAAGCATCAAGGTGTTTCTCATAAAAGTTACCCTCTTTATAACGGGCGAAGTGAGCTTCATAATATGAAAGACCGAGATAAAGAGAACGATTTAGATACTCACGCAGACCATTTATAAAAGAGAGGTACTCACTCACGCAGCTGCCGTCTTCATCCAGCCATGCTATCTGATCGCGTCGTCGATTTTCATCAATATGTTTTTGATTCGATGCAGAGATGCCTGCTTGTTGAAAGTTCTGTGATTGTTTTGCGGTAGTAAGAAGTTCAGATATAAGGTATTTGGAAAGTGCGTCTTCTATGACGATATAGCCGTCTGTTATCAATGAAGATGTGATTTTTTCATAGAGTGTTTCATAATTCATAAAACAATTGTATCAAGAAGCATATCTCCAGTCAAGCTGAAGGTGCTCCTTAAAAAGAAAAAATTTAGATAGGTAAAACTCTGATATTTGGAGAGAGTTTCTCTTTGAGTGTTGACTCAATTGCATAGAGTGTGCCCGTAGCAGACGAAGCACAACCGTTACATGCACCCAAGTAGCGAATATAGATGTCGATGTAGTCATCATTTTTCTTGATGTCAATGATCTCCATATCCCCGCCGTCCATAACAAGGAACTGTCTTACATTTTCATCGATGATGGCATCAACCGCTTTGATCTGCTGTACAAGTGTCATATCTTCAAACTTCTCTTGTCCTGCCGCTGCTGCATCTGCCGCTGCTTTCATCTTCTCTTCGTCCATCTCTTTACGAGTCTGCGCTAAGATATCAACAAGATAGTATTCTCTGTCTTCATGACCACCCGGTTTGATACAAGACTTACAAAAACCACCTGCTTTTGTATAGTCTGTAATCTCTTCAACAGTTTTAAGGTCATTTAATTTAATGACTTCCTGAATTGTTCCAAGGGAAACACGCGCACATTCACATACGATGATATCTTCTTCAAAACTCTCTTCATCAACACCAAGATAAAGGGAAGCCGCCTTTTTGATTACATCATACGCCATAACAGAACAGTGCATCTTTTGCGGTGGAACTGCCGGAGTATCCGGATCGTCACGCAATGCTTTTTCAACATCGATATTTGTGATCTTGACCGCTTCTTGTACTTTTTTACCAATACAAAGCTCTGTCATTACATCACTTGATGCGATAGCCGTACCACAACCAAAAGATTTAAATTTAGAGTTTACGATTACATCTGTTTTTGGATCAACTTCCCAGTATAGTCTTACTGCATCTCCACAGCTCTCAGCTCCGAAATCTGCAACGATAAGCTTGTTACCATGCGCCTCAGCTTCCTCTGGAGTGATCTCCCCTTGATGCTGTGGATTGTTCATTAAAGTTGTTACTTTGTTTGAGTACGCATCCCAAAGTGATGCGCCGAGTAAATCGTCCTTAGCCATATATTATCCTTTAAATTTTTTCTTTTTTTAATGAGCCATATGGTGAGGAATATGACACTCACCAGCTTCTCCGCCCGGAGTCGGCTGTACTTTTGCAAATGAACTAGAGATCGCGCGTAGACGGGCAACCGCTTTTTTGAACTGCTCTATCGTATAGTCTATCTCTTCATCTGTCGTAAAACGAGAGAGTGAAAGACGAATTCCGGTGTGCGCAAGCTCGTTGTCCGCTCCGATTGCCAGCATAACCGTATTTGCTTCAAGGTCTTCCGATGCACAGGCACTTCCTGTTGAAGCACCGATCATTGCATTGTTAAGGTCCCAAAGCATACCTTCACCCTCAACCCCGCGGATTGAGATAAGAATGGTATTTGGAGTACGGTTCTCACGGCTTCCGACAACAAATGTATCGCTGAGCTCTAAAAGTGCATCTTCGAGTCTGTCGCGTTTCGCACGAATGCTCGCCATTTTCTCTTCCATGTTCGTCGTTGCAAGCTCGATCGCCTTTCCCATCCCTACAATGTAAGGAACATTGAGCGTACCTGAGCGGCGATGCCCCATCTGCTCACCACCGTGAAGCAGCGGAGAGAGCGGCTGTGAATTTTTGATGTAAAGTGCGCCTATCCCTTTTGGACCATGAAATTTATGTGCCGACATTGAAACAAAATCAACATGCACATCTTGAAGGTCTACTGGAATTTTTCCGACAGCCTGAACACCGTCTGAATGAAAAAGTACACCTTTTTCTTTACAAATCTCACCAATCTCTTTAATAGGAAAGATCATTCCTGTTTCATTACTTGCCCACATTACACTGACAAGTGCTGTTTTATCAGTGATGAAACTCTTAACAGTATGTGGCTCAACAATACCCTGATCATTTACAGGGAGGTATGTTACTTTAACACCCTGCTCTTCAAGCCATCTACAAGCAGAGAGCACAGACGGGTGTTCAACCTCTGTTGTGATGATATGGTCTTTATCTCCACCGACGATCAAATCGTTAAATACAGACTTGAGTACCCAGTTGTTTGACTCTGTAGCACACGATGTAAAGATGATATCATCATCGTCACTTGCATTGAGTGCCGTATAGACTTGATCAATCGCTTTTTTTAGGTATGGGTGTGTTGCCGTACCGAACTTATGCAGTGAACTCGGATTTCCGTAAAGTTCGCTGAAAAACGGCTGCATTGCTTCTACTACCTGTGGATCACACATCGTAGTAGCATTGTTATCTAAATAAACTTGCATATTCATTTACCTCTTTATAGGGTTCAATTTTTAAATGAGACAATTTTTGTCTTCTTTTACTTTTGACATGATAATAGCTTTGTCATTATGATTTGCTTAAGCCAAACTGAGTTTATATCCTATTTAAGAATTCAGACATGAAAAATGCAGTTTTTTAAAAGAATGCTTATGCTATAATCGCGAAATTATTTATACTATTAAGAGGTTCATCATTATGGCTCAAACTATAACTGAAAAAATATTCTCCGAGCATGTCGGCAAAAAAGTATATGCAGGCGAAATCGTTCGTTCACCGATTGATATGGTTATCGGTAATGACATTACAACACCTATCTCCATCAAAGCATTTGAAGAGAGCGGTGCAGAGAAGCTTGCAAATCCTGACGGATTTTCTATCGTACTCGATCACTTCATTCCTGCAAAAGACATCGCTTCTGCAAATCAGGCAAGAATTTCAAGAGATTTTGCAAAAAAACACAATCTCAAAAATTTCTTCGATGAAAAAGATATGGGAATCGAGCATGCACTGCTTCCTGAAAAAGGACTCGTCGTTCCTGGTGATGTCATCATCGGTGCAGACTCTCACACATGTACACACGGTGCACTTGGAGCCTTTTCAACAGGTATGGGTTCTACCGACCTTGCATTTGCCATGATCACAGGCGGCAACTGGTTTAAAGTGCCTGAGTCTATTAAAGTCGTACTTTCTGGAAGACCCGGAAAATATACAACAGGAAAAGATATCATCCTTGAAATCATCCGCATGATCGGTGTAGACGGTGCACTTTATAAAACTTTGGAGTTCACAGGAAGCACAATCGAGCACTTAAGCATGGATGACAGATTTTCTATGTGTAATATGGCCATTGAAGCGGGTGCGAAAAGCGGTATCGTAGCTGTTGATGATATCACTCGTGA
Proteins encoded in this window:
- a CDS encoding 2OG-Fe(II) oxygenase, producing MNYETLYEKITSSLITDGYIVIEDALSKYLISELLTTAKQSQNFQQAGISASNQKHIDENRRRDQIAWLDEDGSCVSEYLSFINGLREYLNRSLYLGLSYYEAHFARYKEGNFYEKHLDAFKNFKNRVVTTVLYLNEDWSEEDGGELLIYDKADNVIETVIPHANTLVVFMSEEFPHAVEPAKKDRYSIAGWFRVDKR
- a CDS encoding iron-sulfur cluster assembly scaffold protein; translated protein: MAKDDLLGASLWDAYSNKVTTLMNNPQHQGEITPEEAEAHGNKLIVADFGAESCGDAVRLYWEVDPKTDVIVNSKFKSFGCGTAIASSDVMTELCIGKKVQEAVKITNIDVEKALRDDPDTPAVPPQKMHCSVMAYDVIKKAASLYLGVDEESFEEDIIVCECARVSLGTIQEVIKLNDLKTVEEITDYTKAGGFCKSCIKPGGHEDREYYLVDILAQTRKEMDEEKMKAAADAAAAGQEKFEDMTLVQQIKAVDAIIDENVRQFLVMDGGDMEIIDIKKNDDYIDIYIRYLGACNGCASSATGTLYAIESTLKEKLSPNIRVLPI
- a CDS encoding NifS family cysteine desulfurase, with the translated sequence MQVYLDNNATTMCDPQVVEAMQPFFSELYGNPSSLHKFGTATHPYLKKAIDQVYTALNASDDDDIIFTSCATESNNWVLKSVFNDLIVGGDKDHIITTEVEHPSVLSACRWLEEQGVKVTYLPVNDQGIVEPHTVKSFITDKTALVSVMWASNETGMIFPIKEIGEICKEKGVLFHSDGVQAVGKIPVDLQDVHVDFVSMSAHKFHGPKGIGALYIKNSQPLSPLLHGGEQMGHRRSGTLNVPYIVGMGKAIELATTNMEEKMASIRAKRDRLEDALLELSDTFVVGSRENRTPNTILISIRGVEGEGMLWDLNNAMIGASTGSACASEDLEANTVMLAIGADNELAHTGIRLSLSRFTTDEEIDYTIEQFKKAVARLRAISSSFAKVQPTPGGEAGECHIPHHMAH
- a CDS encoding 3-isopropylmalate dehydratase large subunit encodes the protein MAQTITEKIFSEHVGKKVYAGEIVRSPIDMVIGNDITTPISIKAFEESGAEKLANPDGFSIVLDHFIPAKDIASANQARISRDFAKKHNLKNFFDEKDMGIEHALLPEKGLVVPGDVIIGADSHTCTHGALGAFSTGMGSTDLAFAMITGGNWFKVPESIKVVLSGRPGKYTTGKDIILEIIRMIGVDGALYKTLEFTGSTIEHLSMDDRFSMCNMAIEAGAKSGIVAVDDITREFLSDKELAREPKEHYSDADASYSQILEIDVANLDPVIAYPFLPSNGHSVVQAVADKIKVDQAFIGSCTNGRLADLKVAAEILKGKKVHPDVRLIVTPGTQKILREANHLGYIDIIVDAGGVVSNPTCGACLGGYMGILGDGEVAISTTNRNFVGRMGSRSSKVYLANSAVAAISAITGYITDPR